The sequence ATGCTTCTGAGTAATAATTTAAAGCGGTAATAAAATAGCATACCTGCAGTTCCCAATCCAACCAGGTATCCCAACCATATTCCCTGTGGCCCAACATCAAAAAGAAATGCAAAAACATAACTTGTTGGAATACCGATAAACAGGTAAGCAATAAAGGCAATAAACATCGGTTTGGTAACATCAGCCATTCCGCGCAGGGTACTTTGCATAATTACTTGCAACCCATCAAAAAGTTGAAAGATAGCAGCAATAATAAGCAATCCCGAAGCAACTTGAATCACCTCAGCATCGGTAGTAAACATGTATGGCAACCACTTTCGAGCTAGTATAAACAGCAAAGCTGCAAGCGACATAAAAGTTAACACTAAATGCGTTGATGCATACACGGCTCTTTTTAACGACAGGTAGTCTTTCTCTCCCATTTGATGACTTACACGAATAGTATTAGCTTGTGATACACCCAACGAAACCATATAAGTAAGTGTTGCCAGACCAAGTGCAATTTGGTGAGCAGCAAGCGGTATTTCTCCTAACCAGCCCATCATTACAGCACCAATCCCAAATGCTGCAACTTCAACAATCAATTGAAAACCAATAGGAATTCCCAATCGTAGCAAAGCCTGAATATTCTTTTTGAAAACCTTTTGATGATGAGCAAAAACGAAATATCTTCTGTAGCGATTATTCCGAAAAATAAAATAAACAAATAATAAAGGCATAAAAATTCGGGATGTGAGAGTGCCTATACCTGCCCCCATAAGTCCCATTTCCGGTAATCCAAATTTCCCAAAAATCAACAGGTAGTTCACCAAAATATTTATCACATTAGCTGTTAGTGTA comes from uncultured Draconibacterium sp. and encodes:
- a CDS encoding MATE family efflux transporter; protein product: MKFQQYIPFYRRNLTLALPIVLSQIGQVTVSLADNMMVGHVGTTELAAASFANSVFMIGMVFGMGVTMGLTPLVGRAFGQNELHKAIQWLKNGIITHLIAALLLTFLMFSIYFFLPFMGQPEMVLHLAQPYYLLLCSSYLPFMLFFTLKQFFEGIGNTKIAMQITLTANVINILVNYLLIFGKFGLPEMGLMGAGIGTLTSRIFMPLLFVYFIFRNNRYRRYFVFAHHQKVFKKNIQALLRLGIPIGFQLIVEVAAFGIGAVMMGWLGEIPLAAHQIALGLATLTYMVSLGVSQANTIRVSHQMGEKDYLSLKRAVYASTHLVLTFMSLAALLFILARKWLPYMFTTDAEVIQVASGLLIIAAIFQLFDGLQVIMQSTLRGMADVTKPMFIAFIAYLFIGIPTSYVFAFLFDVGPQGIWLGYLVGLGTAGMLFYYRFKLLLRSIS